The window CTCGGAAATCTTTTCTGTTATGAAGCGTATTTTCGTCGACCTCATCGTTCAATTTTTCGGTCTCTGCAATCACTTCGTCCGGAAAGAATAGGGGTAATTCAAACTGTTTGATCAGGGCTAACTCTTCGACTTTGGTGTCTCCTGCTGTACCAAGGATCTCGATTACTTTACCGCGTGGTCTTTTATTCATCTCACGATTACCCCAGTCTTCAATCTGGAGGTGTACTTTGTCATTAACTTTTGCTCCACCACGATCAGTAATATCGAAAGTTGTGTGGATTCTCGCCAGATCAGGAACAAGATAGTATCTGCCTTGATAGGCGTCGATATTGCCACTCAGCTTATCGTTAGCTCTCTTGACTATTTTAAGAACTTTTCCGTACAATAATCCACGTCTGCGATATTTGATCTCCACCCGGACTGTGTCACCATGATAAGCACTACTGATATCTTCACTATCGATAAATATATCACCATTCTTGTTATTAACGAAAGCATAAGAATATCCTCTGACCAAAGAACCAGCATCGAATTTTCCTTCAACAATCTTCTGTTGAGGTGAAGATTTAATGCCAAATTGTTTATTACGCAGGATGATCTTGCCATCTCGCTTAAGAGAGTTCATGATATCACGTAGTTCTCTATGCTCGTGTTTCCGTAATGGTAATAACTGGGTCAGATCTCTCAGGGAATAATAACTATTTCTATTCTTCTCTAAATAATCTATGATCAGCTTCTCTATCTCTTCTCGTCTATTCTTATTCGGCATTATCTGCGATTTCCTATCTTTCTTTCTAATAGCTTTAACAATTCTTCTTTCTCACTCTTATCTTTCGAGAACCGTAACGACTGACCACGATATTTATCAAGCCAGCGTGGTCGCAGGAAAGTTCCCAGCATTATTCCCTTGTCATCAGCATAGAAGCATCGAAAATCTTCATATCTCTTTTCTATTTTGATAGAAAGATAATAAACCTCAAATCGGTTCTCCATCATGATGTAACGGGTAGGTATAAAGTAGGGGAGAAGCTCAACAATAACTAAGATTATCCCCAGGATATAGAATAAGGGCATTTGCCATAAGACAATAGTTATATACCAGAGAATAGCAAAGATGGCAATTAAAATAAAGACGGCAAAAAGCGATTTCTGAGGATTCTCTCTTAAAGGGAAAGATTCCCATTCTAACAAGATCTCATTACTACTCGACATTCTGGATCATCTCCCGGCACTTTTCAATTTGTTCTTTGATAGCTAAGATTGAAGGAAAGACCTGCACATTATTGAATTTAGCACTCAAAGTCTGGATCTCTCTCTGCATCTCTTGAATAATGAAGTTCATCTTTTTACCGGTCTCCTGTCCATCTATTTTAAGGATTTCTGTCATCTTCTCAAGGTGATCACGCAAACGTACTATTTCTTCATTGATATCGTATTTATCTATGTAAAAAGAAACTTCGACCATTAAACGCTTTTCTATATCAGAATCTAAAGGAAATTTCAATACTTCCTCGATAACCTTTTTAAGTCGCTCATGCAAATCGGTTCGATACTGGGGGAGATGAGCTTCTATGGTAACTAATTCTTTAGCAATTCGTTCCATGGATGATTTGAGCCATTCTTTTACTATAGCCCCTTCTAAATAGGTCATTTTTAGGTATGATTCCAGGGCTTTTTGCAAGGTATTTTCAATGATTGATGTCATTTTTTCATCATTGTAACGCATTTTTCTCCTTCTTATCACACCTTCATACTTCAGTATTTCATCTATATCTGGCTCTTTATCAATCGTCATAGCTTCATAAGAATCTTTATGAATTCTTATTAATTGTTCTAATAACTCTTTATCCAGTTCCAAATCAGGTATGCTCTTATCCGTTGCCGTTACTGTTACATATACCTTGCCACGTTTGATCTTCTCGCTGACTTGCTTTCTGATCATAAATTCGAGATGATTGATCTCATTGTTGGTATATACACTCATATCTAAAAATCTATGGTTAAGACTTTTGATCTCTACATCAACTTCGTAAAATTCATCCTGAAATTTGCTATTTCCATAGCCGGTCATACTCTTCATTTTATATCTCCGTATCTCATTTTCTTTTCAATAAAATAACTAATACACCCTAAGGTTTACATAATATAGCTTATCATATCTTCTGGGTGGTTTGCCAAACTTCCTCTCTCTCGTATCTTTTTCATAGTTTTTAAATCTTGTTGATAAGTTTCCCTTTTAAAGTCCATCCGGTAGCATCAGTGATTTCTACTTTTTGGAATGAACCGATTAGATCTTTAGTTCCTGGGAAAACTACTATTTTAAAATCTCTGGTCTTTCCCGATAGTTCATCAGGGGACTTCTTACTGATTTTCTCGACATAAACTTCGACAATCTCATCTATCTTATCTCTATACTTACTTAATGTAATCTCATTTTGCAGTTTAATCATTCTATCTAATCTTTCCAGCTTAATTTCATCTGGTACATCATAAGATAATTTGTATGCAGCAGTACCCTCTCTGGGAGAGTATTTGAACATAAAAGCAAAATCAAACATTATGTCACGCATAGCTGCAATAGTTTTTGAAAATTGTTCTTCGGTTTCAGAAGGGAAGCCAGCTATAAGGTCTGTAGTTATTGCTATAGAAGGGATCTTTGACCTTAATTTATCGATTATTTTACGATAATGGGAGTAAGTATATCCCCTATTCATTTTACTAAGAATAGTATCATCACCCGATTGCATCGGGAGATGAAGATGTTCACAGATCTTTTCGTTCGAAGACATGACATCTATTAATTCATCAGAAAGGTCTTTAGGATGAGATGTTATAAATCTTATCCTTTCAATAGTTTCTATATTGTTCAGTTTTTCAAGTAATTGAGGAAAAGTTGTATCATTCCACTGGTAGGAATTGACATTTTGTCCTAAGAGCGTAATGTCTTTATAACCATCTAAACCGGCTTGATATGCTTCTTGCAAGATATCTTCAACAGGTCTGCTCCGCTCTTTACCTCGCAGATATGGGACGATGCAATATGAGCAATAATTATCACAACCACGCATAATCGTAATGAAGGCGTTTAAATCGCTTTTTCTGAGCGGTTTAAATTCCGAATACATTTCACTACTATCTTGCTTAGTTTTGCTGTTAAAATCGCTTTTAGGGCGTTTTAGTTTTAATACCTCGGGTAATTGACGATAACTATCAACTCCGACAACAAAGTCTACCCCATTAATCTGCTTTTGGAGCTTATCACCTAATCTCTGTGCCATGCAACCGATGATCCCGATCTTTAGGAGTGGTTTCAGTTGTTTTTTAGACATTTCATTGGATATTCTTCCTAAAACCCGTTCTTCAGCATGTTGTCTAACTGAGCAGGTATTAAAGATTATTATATCAGCATCGTCAATTGAAGATGCAGCAACAAATCCGTTTCCCTGCAAAATACTGCTCACTATTTCACTATCAGAGACATTCATCTGACAGCCATACGTTTCGATATAAAATTTATTCATGTAGTTTAATTAATGATGGTTGCTATGAAATTTCACTACCGGAAGGAATATCTTTGTCGGGCACTATTACAGATAGCCCCTTATCATCCGAAGCGGCGAGGATCATCCCCTGTGATTCCATACCGAATATCTTTCTCGGTTTCAGGTTCATGAGGATAACCACTTTCTTCCCTATA is drawn from Candidatus Cloacimonadota bacterium and contains these coding sequences:
- the miaB gene encoding tRNA (N6-isopentenyl adenosine(37)-C2)-methylthiotransferase MiaB; translated protein: MNKFYIETYGCQMNVSDSEIVSSILQGNGFVAASSIDDADIIIFNTCSVRQHAEERVLGRISNEMSKKQLKPLLKIGIIGCMAQRLGDKLQKQINGVDFVVGVDSYRQLPEVLKLKRPKSDFNSKTKQDSSEMYSEFKPLRKSDLNAFITIMRGCDNYCSYCIVPYLRGKERSRPVEDILQEAYQAGLDGYKDITLLGQNVNSYQWNDTTFPQLLEKLNNIETIERIRFITSHPKDLSDELIDVMSSNEKICEHLHLPMQSGDDTILSKMNRGYTYSHYRKIIDKLRSKIPSIAITTDLIAGFPSETEEQFSKTIAAMRDIMFDFAFMFKYSPREGTAAYKLSYDVPDEIKLERLDRMIKLQNEITLSKYRDKIDEIVEVYVEKISKKSPDELSGKTRDFKIVVFPGTKDLIGSFQKVEITDATGWTLKGKLINKI
- a CDS encoding YicC family protein, translated to MKSMTGYGNSKFQDEFYEVDVEIKSLNHRFLDMSVYTNNEINHLEFMIRKQVSEKIKRGKVYVTVTATDKSIPDLELDKELLEQLIRIHKDSYEAMTIDKEPDIDEILKYEGVIRRRKMRYNDEKMTSIIENTLQKALESYLKMTYLEGAIVKEWLKSSMERIAKELVTIEAHLPQYRTDLHERLKKVIEEVLKFPLDSDIEKRLMVEVSFYIDKYDINEEIVRLRDHLEKMTEILKIDGQETGKKMNFIIQEMQREIQTLSAKFNNVQVFPSILAIKEQIEKCREMIQNVE